One genomic segment of Natrononativus amylolyticus includes these proteins:
- the thsA gene encoding thermosome subunit alpha, whose amino-acid sequence MFILSEDSQRTQGRDAQSSNIMAGKAVAEAVRTTLGPRGMDKMLVDSSGDVVITNDGATILNKMDIEHPAAQMIVEVAETQEDEVGDGTTTAAVLAGNLLGEAEDLLEQDVHATTIVEGYHEAARIALEAIDEQVLEADVNDEVLKQVAESSMTGKGTGGLTADQLAETVVEAIQHVASDDGVERDNVTVHTQVGASSSATELIPGIVIDEEPAHDEMPSEVEDASIAILDVELGVRTGEIDAEYSIDSIDQLNAALDAEESELRGYAETLADSGVDVVFTTDDIDDRVASFLANEGVLAFEDLGNKDARKIASATGARRVGALADLEEDDFGHADRIRTETFGDDDLAFVEGGAAAESVTVFVRGGTEHVVSELERTIGDALDVVATALESGEVVPGAGASEIAIADKIRSEAAAIQGRKQLAVTAFADALDIVPRTLAANTGQDPIDSLVDLRAAHEAEGRAGLITDGETVTIDDPVEFGVVDPADVKREAVESATEAATMIVRIDDVIAAE is encoded by the coding sequence ATGTTCATCCTGAGCGAGGACAGCCAGCGAACCCAGGGGCGGGACGCCCAGTCGTCGAACATCATGGCCGGCAAGGCCGTCGCTGAGGCCGTACGGACGACACTCGGCCCGCGCGGCATGGACAAGATGCTCGTCGACTCGAGCGGGGACGTCGTCATCACGAACGACGGCGCGACCATCCTCAACAAGATGGACATCGAACACCCCGCCGCTCAGATGATCGTCGAAGTCGCCGAAACCCAGGAGGATGAGGTCGGCGACGGGACGACGACCGCTGCGGTACTCGCCGGCAACCTCCTCGGCGAGGCCGAGGACCTCTTAGAGCAGGACGTCCACGCGACGACCATCGTCGAGGGCTACCACGAGGCCGCCCGCATCGCCCTCGAGGCGATCGACGAGCAGGTCCTCGAGGCCGACGTCAACGACGAGGTGCTCAAGCAGGTCGCCGAGTCGAGCATGACCGGCAAGGGAACCGGTGGCCTCACCGCGGACCAGCTCGCCGAGACCGTCGTCGAGGCGATCCAGCACGTCGCCAGCGACGACGGCGTCGAGCGGGACAACGTCACGGTCCACACGCAGGTCGGCGCCTCCTCCTCGGCGACCGAACTCATCCCCGGCATCGTCATCGACGAGGAGCCCGCCCACGACGAGATGCCGTCGGAGGTCGAGGACGCCTCGATCGCGATCCTCGACGTCGAACTCGGCGTCCGCACCGGCGAGATCGATGCGGAATACTCGATCGACTCGATCGACCAGCTCAACGCCGCCCTCGACGCCGAGGAGAGCGAACTCCGCGGCTACGCTGAGACGCTCGCCGACAGCGGGGTCGACGTCGTGTTCACCACCGACGACATCGACGACCGCGTCGCCTCGTTCCTCGCCAACGAGGGCGTCCTCGCCTTCGAGGACCTCGGGAACAAGGACGCCCGCAAGATCGCCTCCGCGACCGGCGCCCGCCGCGTCGGCGCGCTCGCCGACCTCGAGGAGGACGACTTCGGCCACGCCGACCGCATCCGCACCGAGACGTTCGGCGACGACGACCTCGCGTTCGTCGAGGGTGGCGCGGCAGCCGAGTCCGTCACCGTCTTCGTCCGCGGCGGCACCGAACACGTCGTCAGCGAACTCGAGCGCACCATCGGCGACGCCTTGGACGTCGTGGCGACCGCCCTCGAGTCGGGCGAGGTCGTCCCCGGCGCGGGCGCGAGCGAGATCGCCATCGCCGACAAGATCCGCTCGGAGGCCGCGGCGATCCAGGGCCGCAAGCAGCTCGCCGTGACGGCGTTCGCCGACGCCCTCGACATCGTCCCGCGCACGCTCGCCGCCAACACCGGCCAGGACCCGATCGACTCGCTGGTCGACCTCCGGGCCGCCCACGAGGCCGAGGGCCGCGCCGGCCTGATCACCGACGGCGAGACCGTCACGATCGACGACCCCGTCGAGTTCGGCGTCGTCGACCCCGCGGACGTCAAGCGCGAGGCCGTCGAGAGCGCGACCGAGGCCGCGACGATGATCGTCCGCATCGACGACGTCATCGCCGCCGAGTAA
- a CDS encoding SAM hydrolase/SAM-dependent halogenase family protein: protein MITLSSDFGTPYPAAMKGVIAARSDARLVDVAHDFPRQDVRAAAFWLREVLPYFPPATHLVVVDPGVGTGRRALVARAGDHLLVGPDNGVLAPVARRLADGATAGDAARRLEWYAIDDTGAASSTFHGRDVFAPMAATVHDAGVGALESLAGLSALSDPVDLTLPEAAVEGGRAEGEVLVVDDFGNAITNVPGAFLEGRIAVLANGERVPAVETFAAVDPGERLATVGSHGYVELDVNRGRGDRAFGLDAGDRAVLESI from the coding sequence ATGATCACGCTCTCTTCGGATTTCGGGACGCCGTACCCGGCCGCGATGAAAGGGGTGATCGCCGCGCGCAGCGACGCCCGGCTGGTCGACGTCGCCCACGACTTCCCCCGCCAGGACGTCCGCGCGGCCGCGTTCTGGCTCCGCGAGGTGCTGCCCTACTTTCCGCCGGCGACCCACCTCGTCGTCGTCGACCCCGGCGTCGGCACCGGCAGGCGGGCGCTCGTCGCTCGAGCCGGCGATCACCTCCTCGTCGGTCCGGACAACGGGGTGCTCGCGCCGGTCGCGCGTCGGCTGGCCGACGGAGCGACTGCCGGCGACGCGGCCCGTCGTCTCGAATGGTACGCGATCGACGATACCGGCGCCGCGAGTTCGACGTTCCACGGCCGGGACGTCTTCGCGCCGATGGCGGCGACGGTCCACGACGCGGGCGTCGGCGCCCTCGAGAGCCTCGCGGGTCTCTCGGCGCTCTCGGACCCCGTCGATCTGACGCTCCCCGAGGCGGCGGTCGAGGGCGGCCGCGCCGAGGGAGAGGTGCTGGTCGTCGACGACTTCGGCAACGCGATCACGAACGTTCCCGGGGCGTTCCTCGAGGGCAGAATCGCCGTGCTCGCAAACGGCGAGCGGGTGCCGGCCGTCGAGACGTTCGCGGCGGTCGACCCCGGCGAGCGGCTTGCCACCGTCGGCAGCCACGGCTACGTCGAACTCGACGTCAACCGCGGTCGCGGTGACCGCGCGTTCGGGCTGGACGCCGGCGACCGCGCCGTCCTCGAGTCGATCTGA
- a CDS encoding HalOD1 output domain-containing protein, translating into MSGRLPRDRLQRVGDAAGRSLYYDDERGTYHLWFDERTYEPVSTAVLFGVSRAVDTPPEELEELSSRIDPDALNELFCTWRNRERAGSGSVAFRFAGCSVTVYADGEVVIEPQ; encoded by the coding sequence ATGTCCGGACGGCTCCCGAGGGATCGGCTACAGAGGGTCGGCGACGCCGCGGGCCGATCGCTCTACTACGACGACGAGCGGGGGACCTACCACCTCTGGTTCGACGAGCGGACGTACGAGCCGGTGAGCACGGCCGTCCTGTTCGGCGTCTCGAGGGCGGTCGACACGCCACCCGAAGAGCTCGAGGAACTCTCATCGCGGATCGATCCGGACGCGCTGAACGAGCTGTTCTGTACCTGGCGAAACCGCGAGCGCGCCGGTTCGGGATCGGTCGCCTTCCGGTTCGCCGGCTGTTCGGTGACGGTGTACGCCGACGGCGAGGTCGTCATCGAGCCACAGTAG